The Alkalibacter rhizosphaerae genomic sequence TGATAACTTTGGCCGGGGCACCGGCAACGACTGTGTTGGCAGGAACATCTTTGGTAACGATGGCACCAGCGGCAACAACTGCCCCTTTGCCGACTTTGACACCTTCCAGTATAACCGCATTAGCGCCAATGACCACGTCGTCTTCAACGATAACGGGTGTCTTGCTAGGTGGCTCCAACACTCCGGCTACGACGGCTCCTGCACCAAGATGGACGTTTTTCCCCAATTGGCCTCGGGCGCCTACTACTGCATTCATGTCGATCATGGTTCCATCGCCGATATTGGCGCCGATATTGATGACCGCTCCCATCATGAGTACGCAACTTTTACCGATGTGAGCGCCTTCCCGAATGGACACGCCAGGCTCGATCCTTGCATCGATGTTGGTCATATCGATCATTGGGATGGCGGAATTTCTGCGGTCGTTTTCGATCCGCATGGACGTGATCCGATCTTTGATCTTCTCCAAAAAAGGAAGGACCACATTGCTTTCTCCGAAAATGGTGCAGGAAGTTGATGGCCCATAAAACTCCATTCCATCCAACTCATCCTTGGTCAAATCGCTGTTCACATACGCTTTGACCGGTGTTTGCTTGGTTACTGCCTTGATGTATTTGGCAATCTCATAGGGGTTGGTCAGATCAAATTGGTTTTTTAGTTCTTCGTTTGTCATATTCATTCTCCTCTCAAGTTAAACCCAGTAATTTTTTCATGTCATACATGCCTGGGGATCGTTCATGGATGTATCTTGCAGCTGTTACCGCACCTTTTGCAAAGACTTTTTTTGATGTTGCGGAGTGGGTGATCTCGATGATTTCATCATCTCCAGCATAAAGAACGGTATGCTCTCCGGCAATGGTGCCGCCTCGAATGGCGTGGATGCCGATCTCCCGTTCTTTTCGTTTGGCCGATTTTCCTTCCCGTCCGTATACGAATTCGTAGGGAAGATCCGTCGCCTGATTGATG encodes the following:
- the dapD gene encoding 2,3,4,5-tetrahydropyridine-2,6-dicarboxylate N-acetyltransferase; this translates as MTNEELKNQFDLTNPYEIAKYIKAVTKQTPVKAYVNSDLTKDELDGMEFYGPSTSCTIFGESNVVLPFLEKIKDRITSMRIENDRRNSAIPMIDMTNIDARIEPGVSIREGAHIGKSCVLMMGAVINIGANIGDGTMIDMNAVVGARGQLGKNVHLGAGAVVAGVLEPPSKTPVIVEDDVVIGANAVILEGVKVGKGAVVAAGAIVTKDVPANTVVAGAPAKVIKDIDDQTKSKTELLDDLRG